The proteins below are encoded in one region of Apium graveolens cultivar Ventura chromosome 4, ASM990537v1, whole genome shotgun sequence:
- the LOC141717482 gene encoding uncharacterized protein LOC141717482, which translates to MGSATSKLTQYDIEEVQQHCNNLFSQQEIVSLYQRFCQLDRSSKGFISADEFLSVPEFSMNLLSQRLLKMVDGLNFKDFVAFLSAFSAKASMKQKIELIFKVYDVDYNGKVTFKEILEVLRDLTGSYMSDDQREEVLNEVMKEAGYTRESLLLLDDFIKILGNQGLKMDVEVPVD; encoded by the exons ATGGGTAGTGCAACATCAAAGCTAACTCAGTATGATATTGAAGAAGTTCAACAACACTGCAACAATCTCT tttccCAGCAAGAAATAGTGTCTTTGTATCAAAGATTTTGCCAGCTTGATCGTTCTTCAAAGGGTTTTATTTCTGCTGATGAGTTTCTATCTGTGCCTGAGTTTTCAATGAACTTGCTTTCTCAG AGGCTGTTGAAGATGGTGGATGGTTTGAATTTTAAGGACTTTGTAGCTTTCTTATCGGCTTTTAGTGCTAAAGCAAGTATGAAGCAGAAAATCGAAC TTATATTCAAAGTATACGACGTAGATTACAATGGGAAAGTAACTTTCAAGGAAATATTAGAAGTGCTTCGGGATTTGACTGGCTCATATATGTCCGATGATCAAAGAGAG GAAGTTTTGAACGAAGTCATGAAGGAAGCTGGTTATACAAGGGAATCACTATTATTGTTGGATGACTTCATAAAG